From the genome of Bacteroidota bacterium:
TTCTTAAGAATAATATGTTGTTCAAGTGTACTCATATGTTCAAGTTATTAAGAATTTCATGATTATCCAAAGAACCTCTCTTCTTTATTCCACCTTTGCCGAAGGAGGATGTACTAGTTCGTTTTATATTTTTATCCATGCAAATCTATTCTTTCCGCGTCATCTGTGTTCAATTATCATCTGAGTTCTAATATCAAAATCCATCATTTCTTCCCAACTCTTTTTTCGTTACATTTTAAATAATGGAAACCACCTCACCCAATTTTCGCGCGGGATATGTTGCTCTGATCGGCGAACCGAATGTCGGCAAATCGACATTATTAAATTCACTGTTACAGCAAAAAATCTCCATCGTTACCAATAAACCGCAGACCACCCGTCATAAAATCCTTGGCATTCACAGCGGAAAAGATTATCAAATTGTTTTTCTGGATACACCGGGAATTATTAAACCAAAATATCTTTTACAAGAAGTGATGATGCATTTCGCTTCTCAGGCCGTGGAAGACGCTGATGTTGTGCTGCTGCTGGTGGATGCGGAAAAAGTAAAAGGAAAGTCGTACGATAGGAATAACGAGGCTGTGGAAAAAATTAAAGCGGCGAATAAAACCACCTTTCTTATCGTTAACAAAATTGACCTGTTGAAAAAGGAAGAGATCTTGCCGATGTTGGCGGATCTACAATCTCTCTTTCCGTTTGATGAAATCATTCCTCTTTCTGCACTGACGAAATTCAACACAAATGAATTACTCACGACACTGGTAAAATATCTTCCTGAAAATCCTCCATACTATGATACGGAGATTGTCAGCGATGCACAGGAGCGTTTTTTTGTGAGCGAAATGATCCGCGAAAAAATCTTTGAATATTATGAACAGGAAATACCGTATTCTACCACCGTGGATATTATCGAGTTCAAAGAGCGGGAAAACGGAAAACATTATATCTCTGCCGATATCGTCATCGAACGAAATTCACAAAAGGGGATTTTGATTGGCAAAGAAGGACGAGCATTAAAACGGCTTGGAAGTGTATCACGTAAATCAATTGAAGAATTTCTCGGTCACGAGGTTTTTCTGGAATTACACGTGAAGGTCCGAAGCGACTGGCGAGAAGATAAAAACTGGCT
Proteins encoded in this window:
- the era gene encoding GTPase Era yields the protein METTSPNFRAGYVALIGEPNVGKSTLLNSLLQQKISIVTNKPQTTRHKILGIHSGKDYQIVFLDTPGIIKPKYLLQEVMMHFASQAVEDADVVLLLVDAEKVKGKSYDRNNEAVEKIKAANKTTFLIVNKIDLLKKEEILPMLADLQSLFPFDEIIPLSALTKFNTNELLTTLVKYLPENPPYYDTEIVSDAQERFFVSEMIREKIFEYYEQEIPYSTTVDIIEFKERENGKHYISADIVIERNSQKGILIGKEGRALKRLGSVSRKSIEEFLGHEVFLELHVKVRSDWREDKNWLDRFGYKEE